From Salinirubellus salinus, the proteins below share one genomic window:
- a CDS encoding threonine synthase — protein METTAAFIGLSCVDCDASFDASEATHRCPDCGGILDPTYDYDAVDVTREELASRRGGQFRFEELLPFGRDVAVTMYEGDTPLVPAPRLAEELGVAEVYVKDEGRNPTGSFKDRGQALAVTAAVQHGAEDVALASAGNAGQAAAAYAARAGLDSHVFLPSRASFVNKAMVNVHGGEMKIVEGRIDDAGEAYEAAMDDNPAWYSLQTFVTPYRHEGKKTMYYEIAEQLDWETPDHVVYPTGGGVGLVGMYKAAREFADLGFTEGTPAFWAAQAEGCAPIAKAFEEGRDVHEAWEVPDTICGGIEIPDPGASPWILEALRESDGGAVATSDEEIMSSTVTVAQNEGLEMGVTCSAAASGAWQLAQEDRFDEDDTVVLLNTATGNKDADVARSHLMSKGL, from the coding sequence ATGGAGACGACAGCGGCGTTCATCGGCCTCTCGTGTGTCGACTGCGACGCCTCGTTCGACGCGAGCGAGGCCACCCACCGGTGTCCCGACTGTGGCGGCATCCTCGACCCGACGTACGACTACGACGCCGTCGACGTGACCCGCGAGGAACTCGCCTCGCGCCGCGGCGGTCAGTTCCGCTTCGAGGAACTCCTCCCGTTCGGCCGCGACGTGGCCGTCACGATGTACGAGGGCGACACCCCGCTCGTCCCCGCGCCTCGACTCGCCGAGGAACTCGGCGTCGCCGAGGTCTACGTCAAGGACGAGGGGCGAAACCCCACCGGGTCGTTCAAGGACCGGGGGCAGGCCCTCGCCGTCACCGCCGCCGTCCAGCACGGCGCCGAGGACGTGGCGCTCGCCTCGGCCGGGAACGCGGGGCAGGCCGCGGCCGCCTACGCCGCCCGTGCTGGCCTCGACTCGCACGTCTTCCTCCCCTCTCGCGCCTCGTTCGTCAACAAGGCCATGGTCAACGTCCACGGCGGCGAGATGAAGATCGTCGAGGGGCGCATCGACGACGCGGGCGAGGCCTACGAGGCTGCGATGGACGACAACCCGGCGTGGTACTCGCTCCAGACGTTCGTCACCCCGTACCGCCACGAGGGCAAGAAGACGATGTACTACGAGATCGCCGAGCAACTCGACTGGGAGACGCCGGACCACGTCGTCTACCCGACCGGCGGTGGTGTCGGACTCGTGGGGATGTACAAGGCCGCCCGCGAGTTCGCGGACCTCGGGTTCACCGAGGGGACGCCCGCGTTCTGGGCCGCGCAGGCCGAGGGCTGTGCCCCCATCGCGAAGGCGTTCGAGGAAGGCAGGGACGTCCACGAGGCGTGGGAGGTGCCCGACACCATCTGTGGCGGCATCGAGATCCCCGACCCCGGCGCGAGTCCGTGGATACTCGAGGCCCTCCGGGAGTCCGACGGCGGTGCCGTCGCCACCAGCGACGAGGAGATAATGTCCTCCACCGTGACCGTCGCACAGAACGAGGGGCTGGAGATGGGCGTCACCTGCTCCGCCGCCGCCTCGGGCGCGTGGCAACTCGCCCAAGAGGACCGGTTCGACGAGGACGACACGGTCGTCCTGCTGAACACCGCGACGGGGAACAAGGACGCCGACGTCGCGCGGAGCCACCTGATGAGCAAGGGGCTCTGA
- a CDS encoding amino acid permease, whose protein sequence is MTANDEELAKDLGLLSALTIGVGTMIGAGIFVLPGQAAAAAGPAVALSFVVGGVISLFTALSASELGTAMPKAGGSYYYVNHALGPLFGSVAGWGNWMGLAFASAFYTLGFGEYLATFLPLPAVAVGGFGLSEYQVGALLAGLAFVGVNYVGAKETGSVQVVIVTLLVGILTVFSVLGFLRADVATLRPFFPAETGGAAAVLPATGLVFVSFLGFAKITTVAEELKNPGRNLPLAVVGSVLVVTVMYALIMVVLMGVVDWHQLVPEVTTTPVLDVAEIVFGTVGLAAVGVGLLTFAGLLATASSANASILASSRINFAMGRDRLVSDRLNAIHPNFATPYRSIAVTGGLILLFIGIGDVEVLAKAGSVLHLIVYGLLNVALVVMREADTPDYQPEFEVPLYPVVPIVGAVTSFGLIGFMDRVEIALSLVFVVGGLAWYLLYARGQAEKTGVLSQYVLSRSDEMPAAAVSAAETVQPDESAYRVMVPLSNPDSERDLVSFASAIARQRGGTVDAVHVVTAPAQTALQYAADHAEAFDEAYHETLDAAVQDGQTFGVEVETHTIFSHRRFEAVFDAARDHEADLVVMGWGEDVHGSPGRAESAFDDLANDLPCDVVVLRGRGFDPDRLLVPTAGGPDSDLSAELAQLLQAGHDAEVTLLHVADEQRAGETFLEQWADSHDLSDATLRVETGDVEAAIERAAADHTMVLVGATERGLLSRLARGAVVLDVVDDIDCSVVMAERARERGVFERLFGD, encoded by the coding sequence ATGACTGCGAACGACGAAGAGCTGGCGAAGGACCTCGGCCTGCTCTCGGCGCTGACCATCGGGGTCGGCACGATGATCGGTGCCGGCATCTTCGTGTTGCCGGGGCAGGCCGCGGCTGCGGCCGGGCCGGCAGTCGCGCTCTCGTTCGTCGTCGGGGGCGTCATCTCACTGTTCACCGCGTTATCGGCCTCGGAACTCGGGACGGCGATGCCGAAGGCCGGTGGGAGCTACTACTACGTCAACCACGCGCTCGGCCCGCTGTTCGGCTCCGTCGCCGGGTGGGGGAACTGGATGGGGCTGGCGTTCGCGTCGGCGTTCTACACGCTCGGGTTCGGAGAGTACCTCGCGACGTTCCTGCCGCTGCCGGCCGTCGCGGTCGGCGGCTTCGGGCTCTCGGAGTATCAGGTCGGTGCGCTGCTGGCCGGGCTGGCGTTCGTCGGCGTCAACTACGTCGGCGCGAAGGAGACCGGGAGCGTGCAGGTGGTCATCGTGACCCTCCTCGTGGGCATCCTCACGGTCTTCTCCGTCCTCGGGTTCCTCCGGGCGGACGTGGCGACGCTACGACCGTTCTTCCCCGCGGAGACGGGCGGCGCCGCGGCCGTGCTGCCCGCGACCGGGCTCGTGTTCGTCTCGTTCCTCGGCTTCGCGAAGATTACCACCGTCGCCGAGGAGCTGAAGAACCCCGGCCGGAACCTCCCGCTCGCGGTCGTCGGGAGCGTCCTCGTCGTCACCGTCATGTACGCCCTCATCATGGTGGTGCTGATGGGGGTCGTCGACTGGCACCAGCTCGTCCCGGAGGTCACCACGACGCCCGTCCTCGACGTCGCCGAGATCGTCTTCGGGACCGTGGGTCTCGCGGCAGTCGGGGTGGGGCTGTTGACCTTCGCCGGCCTGCTGGCGACCGCGTCCTCGGCGAACGCCTCCATCCTCGCCTCCTCGCGCATCAACTTCGCGATGGGGCGCGACAGGCTCGTCTCGGACAGACTCAACGCCATCCACCCGAACTTCGCCACCCCTTACCGGAGCATCGCCGTCACCGGCGGGCTCATCCTGCTGTTCATCGGCATCGGTGACGTGGAGGTGCTCGCCAAGGCCGGGAGCGTCCTCCACCTCATCGTGTACGGGCTGCTCAACGTCGCCCTCGTCGTGATGCGTGAGGCCGACACCCCGGACTACCAGCCGGAGTTCGAGGTACCACTCTACCCCGTCGTCCCCATCGTCGGTGCGGTCACGTCGTTCGGGCTCATCGGGTTCATGGACAGGGTCGAGATCGCGCTCTCGCTGGTGTTCGTGGTCGGCGGACTCGCGTGGTACCTCCTCTACGCCCGCGGGCAAGCCGAGAAGACCGGCGTCCTGAGTCAGTACGTCCTCTCTCGTTCGGACGAGATGCCGGCGGCGGCGGTCTCGGCCGCCGAGACCGTCCAGCCCGACGAGAGCGCCTACCGGGTGATGGTGCCCCTGTCGAACCCGGACAGCGAGCGAGACCTCGTCTCGTTCGCGAGCGCCATCGCCAGACAGCGTGGCGGTACCGTCGACGCCGTACACGTCGTCACCGCGCCAGCACAGACCGCCCTCCAGTACGCTGCCGATCACGCCGAGGCGTTCGACGAGGCCTATCACGAGACGCTCGACGCCGCCGTGCAGGACGGACAGACGTTCGGCGTCGAGGTCGAGACCCACACAATCTTCTCACACCGACGCTTCGAGGCGGTGTTCGACGCGGCTCGCGACCACGAGGCCGACCTCGTGGTGATGGGCTGGGGCGAGGATGTGCACGGGTCACCGGGCCGAGCCGAGAGCGCGTTCGACGACCTCGCCAACGACCTGCCATGTGACGTCGTGGTGTTGAGAGGCCGTGGGTTCGACCCCGATCGACTGCTCGTGCCGACCGCCGGCGGCCCCGACTCCGACCTCTCGGCGGAGCTCGCTCAGTTGCTCCAGGCGGGGCACGACGCCGAGGTGACGCTACTCCACGTCGCGGACGAGCAACGTGCGGGCGAGACGTTCCTCGAGCAGTGGGCCGACTCGCACGACCTCTCGGACGCCACACTCCGGGTCGAGACGGGTGACGTCGAGGCGGCCATCGAGCGGGCTGCGGCCGACCACACGATGGTGCTCGTCGGAGCGACGGAGCGAGGGCTCCTCTCGCGGCTCGCTCGGGGCGCGGTCGTACTGGACGTGGTCGACGACATCGACTGCTCGGTAGTGATGGCCGAGCGCGCTCGCGAGCGGGGCGTGTTCGAGCGACTGTTTGGTGACTGA
- a CDS encoding universal stress protein produces the protein MTDVIDGHVLVPVADPDDARATAAALVPYQPGRVTVFHVIEKGGGVPDKTPVEQSETLAAESLEAFRERFPDAELATDYRRDVVESIVEAGDRLDVDAIAFRPRGGPRIVQFLAGDRSLTLVTQANRPVVSLPDPDSEA, from the coding sequence ATGACCGACGTCATCGACGGCCACGTGCTCGTCCCGGTGGCTGACCCGGACGACGCGCGGGCCACCGCTGCGGCGCTCGTACCGTACCAGCCCGGCCGGGTGACCGTCTTCCACGTCATCGAGAAGGGCGGCGGCGTCCCGGACAAGACCCCCGTAGAACAGTCTGAGACGCTCGCTGCCGAGTCCCTCGAGGCGTTTCGGGAGCGGTTCCCCGACGCGGAACTGGCGACCGACTATCGGCGGGACGTGGTAGAGAGCATCGTCGAGGCGGGTGACCGACTGGACGTAGACGCCATCGCGTTCCGTCCTCGAGGTGGGCCGCGCATCGTCCAGTTCCTGGCCGGCGACCGGTCGCTCACCCTCGTTACGCAGGCCAACCGTCCGGTCGTGTCGCTCCCCGACCCCGATTCGGAGGCGTAG
- a CDS encoding AsnC family transcriptional regulator: MPYPRSDHRLDELDRRILHTLMQDARNASASALAERAGVSGATVRNRIHKLEDAGIVRGYTAQVDFELADGKLTNLYLCDVPVTEREALAHEARAIPGVINVRTLMTGRRNLHVLAVGGSTDDLRRIARRLSDIGIHIEDEDLVEEELFAPFSPYDPDDRGEAPEANDFISLTGDASVVEVTVQPNAPIAGRTLEAAARQGILDQDTLVIAIERGDEELTPHGDTVVQPDDIVTVLSRGEDTDALAIFRADETASESTH, translated from the coding sequence ATGCCATATCCACGTAGCGACCACCGGCTCGACGAACTCGACCGACGGATACTCCATACGCTCATGCAGGACGCTCGCAACGCATCGGCCAGTGCGCTCGCCGAACGAGCCGGCGTCTCCGGCGCCACCGTCCGCAACCGGATCCACAAGCTCGAAGACGCGGGCATCGTCCGCGGTTACACCGCGCAGGTGGACTTCGAACTGGCCGACGGCAAACTCACCAACCTCTATCTCTGTGACGTCCCGGTCACCGAGCGCGAGGCGCTCGCTCACGAGGCCCGGGCCATCCCCGGGGTAATCAACGTCCGGACCTTGATGACCGGCCGGCGCAACCTCCACGTCCTCGCGGTCGGGGGGAGTACGGACGACCTCCGGCGCATCGCCCGTCGACTCAGCGACATCGGCATCCACATCGAGGACGAGGACCTCGTCGAAGAGGAGCTGTTCGCTCCGTTCAGTCCGTACGACCCCGACGACCGGGGCGAGGCGCCCGAGGCGAACGACTTCATCAGCCTCACCGGCGACGCGAGCGTCGTCGAGGTGACCGTCCAGCCGAACGCCCCCATCGCGGGGCGCACGCTGGAGGCCGCCGCTCGGCAGGGCATCCTCGACCAGGACACACTCGTCATCGCCATCGAACGCGGCGACGAGGAGTTGACTCCACACGGCGACACGGTCGTCCAGCCCGACGACATCGTGACCGTCCTCTCACGAGGTGAGGACACCGACGCCCTCGCGATCTTCCGGGCTGACGAAACAGCCTCCGAGAGCACTCACTAG
- a CDS encoding amino acid permease, whose amino-acid sequence MADEELAKDLGLLSALTIGIGTMIGAGIFVLPGVAASTAGPIVVVSFIVGGAIALVNALSVSELGTAMPKAGGGYYYVNRALGPLFGSIAGLGDWVGLAFASAFYSIGFGQYLATLVPIPGVLFLNEVQVGALVAGAVFVGVNYVGAKETGGVQTVIVTLLLAILTLFAIQGWLSFDFGTLLGDGGLAPLGYGAILPGTALVFVSFLGYAKIATVAEELKNPGRNLPLAVVGSVLVVTVMYAVLVSIMLGVVPWPELSQSAPLTQATQLAFPGGFAGIAVSVVTLGALLATASSANASILASARINFAMGRDRIVTNWLNEIHPSFATPYRSILVTGAIIVVFIAALGTRIEVLAKAASVLHLVVYALMNAALIVFRETDPEYDPAFRVPLYPFTPILGIGLSLGLLAFVGQQELLLSTVFVVVAVVWYFVYARGHATRQGLLGRYVLDRSDDLPPPVVGAAATVAPNGAGQSDAPTTMVALSNPRTERALVSLGAALARHDGGRVLATHVVQIPDQTSLEAAAEQRDRISRISESLLADAQADAERLGVPIETRTILSHQGLAEVFDAARDHGVDRLVMGHGGTRLAGGRVESRLEELTHDLPCDVLVLDERGFDPTEVLVPTAGGHSSELSAEVARALRETVDASVTVLHVADDAEDGRAFLESWVADHGLSDAELLVETGDVEAAIGDAATDRTLVIVGATERGLLSRIVGRSLRLSVLEDLDSGVLLAERPHERSLRERLFARR is encoded by the coding sequence ATGGCCGACGAGGAGCTGGCCAAGGACCTCGGGTTGCTCTCGGCGCTCACCATCGGGATCGGGACGATGATCGGTGCGGGTATCTTCGTCCTCCCCGGCGTCGCTGCGAGTACCGCCGGTCCGATCGTGGTCGTCTCGTTCATCGTGGGTGGGGCGATCGCCCTGGTGAACGCGCTGTCGGTCTCCGAACTCGGGACGGCGATGCCGAAGGCCGGTGGCGGCTACTACTACGTCAACCGCGCGCTCGGCCCGCTGTTCGGCTCCATCGCCGGTCTCGGCGACTGGGTCGGTCTGGCGTTCGCCTCCGCGTTCTACAGCATCGGCTTCGGCCAGTACCTCGCCACGCTGGTCCCGATACCGGGCGTCCTCTTCCTCAACGAGGTACAGGTGGGGGCACTCGTCGCCGGCGCCGTCTTCGTCGGCGTCAACTACGTCGGCGCCAAGGAGACGGGCGGCGTCCAGACGGTCATCGTGACCCTGCTGTTGGCCATCCTCACCCTGTTCGCGATACAGGGCTGGCTCTCGTTCGACTTCGGGACGCTGCTCGGCGACGGTGGCCTGGCACCGCTCGGCTACGGCGCCATCCTCCCGGGGACGGCGCTGGTGTTCGTCTCGTTCCTCGGCTACGCGAAGATCGCGACCGTCGCCGAGGAGCTGAAGAACCCCGGCCGGAACCTCCCGCTCGCGGTCGTCGGGAGCGTCCTCGTCGTCACCGTCATGTACGCGGTGCTGGTGAGCATCATGCTGGGCGTGGTGCCGTGGCCCGAGTTGAGTCAGTCCGCGCCGCTGACGCAGGCCACGCAGCTCGCGTTCCCCGGCGGGTTCGCCGGCATCGCGGTCTCCGTCGTCACGCTCGGGGCGTTGCTCGCCACGGCGTCGTCGGCCAACGCCTCCATCCTCGCGTCGGCCCGCATCAACTTCGCGATGGGCCGTGACCGCATCGTCACCAACTGGCTGAACGAGATCCACCCCTCGTTTGCGACGCCGTACCGCTCCATCCTCGTCACGGGCGCCATCATCGTCGTGTTCATCGCGGCGCTCGGGACTCGCATCGAGGTGCTGGCGAAGGCCGCGAGCGTGCTCCACCTCGTCGTCTACGCGCTGATGAACGCTGCGTTGATCGTCTTCCGCGAGACCGACCCGGAGTACGACCCGGCGTTCCGCGTCCCGCTGTACCCCTTCACCCCGATACTGGGTATCGGGCTGTCGCTGGGCCTGCTCGCGTTCGTCGGCCAACAGGAACTGCTCCTATCGACGGTGTTCGTCGTCGTCGCGGTGGTGTGGTACTTCGTGTACGCTCGCGGCCACGCGACCCGGCAGGGGCTGCTCGGGCGGTACGTCCTCGACCGCAGCGACGACCTCCCGCCGCCCGTCGTCGGTGCGGCGGCGACCGTCGCCCCGAACGGGGCCGGACAGTCGGACGCGCCGACGACGATGGTCGCGCTGTCGAACCCGCGAACCGAGCGGGCGCTGGTGTCGCTCGGCGCCGCCCTCGCGAGACACGACGGCGGACGGGTGCTCGCGACCCACGTCGTCCAGATACCCGACCAGACGTCTCTGGAGGCGGCGGCCGAGCAGCGTGACCGTATCTCGCGGATCTCGGAGAGCCTGCTGGCCGACGCGCAGGCCGACGCCGAACGACTGGGCGTCCCCATCGAGACCCGGACGATCCTCTCTCATCAGGGGCTCGCGGAGGTGTTCGACGCGGCTCGTGACCACGGCGTCGACCGGCTCGTGATGGGACACGGCGGGACGAGACTGGCCGGCGGTCGGGTCGAGAGTCGCCTCGAGGAGTTGACGCACGACCTCCCCTGTGACGTGCTCGTCCTCGACGAGCGGGGGTTCGACCCGACGGAGGTGCTCGTGCCGACCGCCGGTGGTCACTCCTCGGAGCTGTCCGCCGAGGTGGCACGGGCGCTCCGGGAGACGGTCGACGCCTCGGTGACGGTGCTTCACGTCGCCGACGACGCCGAGGACGGGCGTGCGTTCCTCGAGTCGTGGGTCGCCGACCACGGACTGTCGGACGCGGAGTTACTGGTCGAGACCGGCGACGTGGAGGCAGCCATCGGCGACGCCGCGACCGACCGCACGCTCGTCATCGTCGGGGCCACGGAGCGGGGCCTCCTCTCACGGATCGTCGGCAGGTCCCTGCGGCTGTCCGTGCTCGAGGACCTCGACTCGGGTGTCCTGTTGGCCGAGCGACCACACGAGCGGTCGCTCCGGGAGCGGCTGTTCGCCCGGCGGTAG
- a CDS encoding phosphate uptake regulator PhoU, whose protein sequence is METRKVQVTGGSTYTVSLPKTWATDNGVSGGSVVEFHPEDDALLLTPRREEEKSEGTLDITGLEGEQLTRAVITMYVSGFDIITLETARVTAAQRRNIRRAAQGLVGLEVIGETSERVQLQDLLDSSELSMHNAITRMRLVATTMLGDAVTALVENDDDLAMDVVQRDDDVDRLWAMVSRVFRSVLRDPRAAAEIGLDRETCFDYHSSARQLERVADHATKIANHSRDLGEVPEGAATALEELYEEAIETIDMAMDALLEDESETATRLANDARENVTMVDEHAREVDATIRDLDPQQAQLLGLVVDSLTRSADYGGNIAETALQKAAPKP, encoded by the coding sequence ATGGAGACGCGTAAGGTCCAGGTCACCGGTGGGTCGACGTACACCGTCTCGCTCCCGAAGACGTGGGCGACGGACAACGGCGTGAGCGGCGGGAGCGTCGTCGAGTTCCACCCCGAAGACGACGCCCTGTTGCTCACGCCGCGCCGCGAGGAGGAGAAGTCCGAAGGCACACTCGACATCACGGGGCTCGAGGGCGAACAACTGACCCGTGCCGTCATCACGATGTACGTCTCCGGGTTCGACATCATCACGCTGGAGACCGCGCGCGTGACCGCCGCCCAGCGCCGGAACATCCGCCGGGCTGCGCAGGGCCTCGTGGGGCTCGAGGTCATCGGCGAGACCTCCGAGCGGGTCCAGTTGCAGGACTTGCTGGACTCCTCGGAGCTCTCGATGCACAACGCCATCACCCGGATGCGGCTGGTGGCGACCACGATGCTCGGCGACGCCGTGACTGCCCTCGTGGAGAACGACGACGACCTCGCGATGGACGTGGTCCAGCGCGACGATGACGTGGACCGACTCTGGGCGATGGTCTCGCGTGTCTTCCGGTCGGTCCTCCGCGACCCCCGTGCGGCCGCCGAGATCGGTCTGGACCGCGAGACGTGCTTCGACTATCACTCATCGGCCCGGCAACTGGAGCGGGTGGCCGACCACGCCACGAAGATCGCCAACCACTCGCGCGACCTCGGGGAGGTCCCCGAGGGGGCCGCGACGGCGCTCGAGGAGCTCTACGAGGAGGCCATCGAGACCATCGACATGGCGATGGACGCCCTGCTCGAGGACGAGTCCGAGACGGCCACCCGCCTCGCCAACGACGCACGCGAGAACGTCACGATGGTCGACGAACACGCCCGCGAGGTCGACGCCACCATCCGTGACCTCGACCCGCAACAGGCACAACTGCTCGGCCTCGTTGTCGACTCGCTCACCCGGAGCGCGGACTACGGGGGCAACATCGCGGAGACCGCGCTGCAGAAGGCAGCCCCCAAGCCCTGA
- the phoU gene encoding phosphate signaling complex protein PhoU: protein MARERFAAALDRLRDTLVEMGRLVVDRLDDAAAALEHEDAARARRVVEGDVEVNQLYREVESQCIDLFALQQPVASDLRRVASTFKISTDLERVGDLAVNLAQYSRELNRDLYAEVALSDIVDAARRMVADAVELYAEDGDEWRCHELADRDTELDAMCAHAGRVVTLALLDHQASADDAAERLVEDVSTLLLTVRDLERVGDHAVNVAARTLYVTEGDDSLLE, encoded by the coding sequence ATGGCTCGCGAACGATTCGCCGCGGCGCTCGACCGACTCCGCGACACCCTCGTCGAGATGGGCCGGCTGGTCGTCGACCGGCTGGACGACGCCGCTGCAGCCCTCGAACACGAGGACGCCGCCCGTGCTCGACGTGTCGTCGAGGGTGACGTCGAGGTCAACCAACTGTACCGCGAGGTGGAGTCCCAGTGCATCGACCTGTTCGCCCTCCAGCAACCCGTCGCGAGCGACCTGCGACGGGTCGCCTCGACGTTCAAGATCTCGACGGACCTCGAGCGGGTGGGTGACCTCGCGGTGAACCTCGCTCAGTACTCGCGGGAACTGAACCGGGACCTCTACGCCGAGGTCGCCCTCTCGGACATCGTCGACGCGGCTCGTCGGATGGTGGCGGACGCCGTCGAACTCTACGCCGAGGACGGCGACGAGTGGCGCTGTCACGAACTGGCGGACCGGGACACGGAACTCGACGCGATGTGTGCGCACGCGGGCCGGGTGGTCACCCTCGCACTCCTCGACCACCAGGCGTCGGCCGACGACGCCGCCGAACGACTCGTCGAGGACGTCTCGACGCTCCTGCTGACGGTCCGTGACCTCGAACGCGTCGGCGACCACGCGGTGAACGTCGCCGCACGGACGCTGTACGTGACGGAGGGGGACGACTCGCTACTCGAATAG
- a CDS encoding GNAT family N-acetyltransferase, whose protein sequence is MQVREATARDAGAVHGVAERSMEASYSLSPSAIEGAVANWYGEEAFAEKLEDEELLLLVVERDDEVVAFSESAVVNDRGDILWLHVDPMYRGEGIGDELYEETVTALSEMGAESVRGRVLADNAQGNDFYEHHGLEKAGEGRVDIDGEEYIENIYAEPTAEEELLPVTGPDGQELFVDHRDTDRGSKGEFQVVYSDEDRAERWGFFCSNCESLVTSMDTMGRMECDTCGNQRRPTRWDAAYL, encoded by the coding sequence ATGCAGGTCCGTGAAGCTACTGCCCGAGATGCGGGTGCCGTCCATGGTGTCGCCGAGCGGTCGATGGAGGCGTCGTACTCGCTGAGTCCCTCCGCCATCGAGGGTGCGGTGGCGAACTGGTACGGCGAGGAGGCGTTCGCGGAGAAGCTCGAGGACGAGGAGTTACTCCTCCTCGTCGTGGAGCGCGACGACGAGGTGGTCGCCTTCTCGGAGAGCGCCGTCGTGAACGACCGGGGCGACATCCTCTGGCTCCACGTGGACCCGATGTACCGTGGCGAGGGGATCGGCGACGAGCTCTACGAGGAGACGGTCACGGCGCTGTCCGAGATGGGGGCAGAGAGCGTCCGCGGCCGCGTCCTCGCGGACAACGCACAGGGCAACGACTTCTACGAGCACCACGGGCTGGAGAAGGCCGGCGAGGGCCGCGTCGACATCGACGGCGAGGAGTACATCGAGAACATCTATGCCGAACCGACCGCGGAGGAGGAACTCCTCCCCGTCACCGGCCCGGACGGACAGGAGCTGTTCGTCGACCACCGGGACACGGACCGTGGGTCGAAGGGGGAGTTCCAAGTCGTCTACAGCGACGAGGACCGGGCCGAGCGCTGGGGCTTCTTCTGTTCGAACTGCGAGAGCCTCGTCACCTCCATGGACACGATGGGCCGGATGGAGTGTGACACCTGCGGGAACCAGCGGCGGCCGACGCGGTGGGACGCTGCCTACCTCTGA
- a CDS encoding alanyl-tRNA editing protein: MTEQSYLEDSSVRRFEATVERSLSDPPRVVLDRTQFYPEGGGQPADHGTLTAAGETWNVTNVQKRDTIYHELDGEAPPGGTRVTGDLDWERREAHMRYHTAQHLLSALLLAAYDAPTRGNQLYADRARIDVEHGRFDEDDLATIEARMNDLVDDGRPVRWYTMGREAAEARLDTDRTRIDLLPDSITELRIVEVGAPGEEPRGQVDGPGEGDVYDRTACAGTHVTDTAAVGTVSVTGRETGGSDRERLHFELE, encoded by the coding sequence ATGACCGAGCAGTCGTATCTCGAGGATTCGTCGGTGCGCCGCTTCGAGGCGACCGTCGAGCGGTCGCTCTCGGACCCGCCACGGGTGGTCCTCGACCGGACCCAGTTCTACCCCGAGGGGGGTGGCCAGCCCGCCGACCACGGCACACTCACCGCAGCGGGAGAGACGTGGAACGTCACGAACGTCCAGAAGCGCGACACCATCTACCACGAACTCGACGGGGAGGCACCCCCCGGGGGTACGAGGGTGACTGGCGACCTCGACTGGGAACGCCGCGAGGCCCACATGCGGTACCACACGGCCCAGCACCTCCTCTCGGCGCTCCTCCTCGCGGCGTACGACGCCCCGACTCGCGGGAACCAGCTCTACGCCGACCGCGCCCGCATCGACGTGGAACACGGACGGTTCGACGAGGACGACCTGGCGACCATCGAGGCCCGGATGAACGACCTCGTCGACGACGGCAGGCCGGTCCGCTGGTACACGATGGGCCGCGAGGCGGCCGAGGCGCGACTCGACACCGACCGGACCCGTATCGACCTCCTGCCCGACAGCATCACCGAGCTTCGGATCGTCGAGGTGGGCGCGCCCGGGGAGGAGCCGCGCGGGCAGGTCGACGGACCGGGCGAGGGCGACGTGTACGACCGGACGGCCTGTGCGGGCACGCACGTCACCGACACGGCGGCCGTGGGTACGGTCAGCGTCACGGGACGCGAGACGGGCGGGAGCGACCGCGAGCGACTCCACTTCGAACTCGAGTGA
- a CDS encoding HD domain-containing protein: MGVEIRESPVSDEEFEAMKRFVHDYLEASVENEEEGGRMRWYPWHSAEYRFNHILNVTELATHIAREEGANVDITRVAALFHDISKLEADQDVHAEEGARIAREYLETHGDYPESFVDHVCAAVRDHSFQGDLADVSLEARCLMEADLLDKVGANGTTLMLLRMGYEARTHMDANEMVGRVLERGEDAVSRVVSDTAETLAHQRLKRVRWFKEWLEGEVAEMEVGADSDPL; the protein is encoded by the coding sequence ATGGGCGTCGAGATCCGTGAGTCACCCGTCTCGGACGAGGAGTTCGAGGCGATGAAGCGGTTCGTCCACGACTACCTCGAGGCGAGCGTCGAGAACGAGGAGGAGGGTGGCCGGATGCGCTGGTACCCGTGGCACTCCGCCGAGTACCGGTTCAACCACATCCTCAACGTCACGGAGCTCGCGACCCACATCGCCCGGGAGGAGGGGGCGAACGTCGACATCACCCGTGTGGCCGCGCTGTTCCACGACATCTCCAAGCTAGAGGCCGACCAAGACGTCCACGCCGAGGAGGGCGCCCGCATCGCCCGCGAGTACCTGGAGACCCACGGCGACTACCCGGAGTCGTTCGTCGACCATGTGTGTGCGGCGGTCCGCGACCACTCCTTCCAGGGTGACCTCGCGGACGTGTCGCTCGAGGCCCGCTGTCTGATGGAGGCCGACCTGCTCGACAAGGTGGGCGCCAACGGCACCACGCTGATGCTCCTCCGGATGGGCTACGAGGCCCGGACCCACATGGACGCCAACGAGATGGTCGGTCGCGTCCTCGAACGCGGCGAGGACGCCGTCTCGCGGGTCGTCTCGGACACGGCAGAGACGCTAGCCCACCAGCGCCTGAAACGCGTCCGGTGGTTCAAGGAGTGGCTGGAGGGTGAGGTCGCGGAGATGGAGGTCGGCGCCGACTCCGACCCGCTCTGA